One genomic region from Erythrobacter mangrovi encodes:
- a CDS encoding MaoC family dehydratase translates to MKYFEDIEIGVVQSFGHYEVTREEVMEFAGKYDPQPFHLDDEAAAQTHFGRLSASGWHTCAMTMSMMVANMNVEKSAGLGSPGVDNLRWVKPVYPGDTLRCESQVLEKRRSRSRPEMGIFKVRHRTFNQNDELVLDMVSNGLIRVRKPEAPIED, encoded by the coding sequence ATGAAGTACTTCGAAGACATCGAGATTGGTGTGGTGCAATCCTTCGGTCACTATGAGGTGACGCGCGAAGAAGTGATGGAATTTGCAGGCAAATACGATCCGCAGCCGTTCCATCTGGATGACGAGGCAGCGGCTCAGACCCATTTCGGGAGGCTGTCGGCAAGCGGGTGGCACACCTGTGCGATGACCATGTCGATGATGGTCGCGAACATGAATGTCGAGAAATCTGCCGGCCTGGGCTCGCCGGGCGTCGACAACCTGCGTTGGGTAAAACCGGTCTATCCGGGCGATACGCTGCGTTGTGAAAGCCAGGTTCTGGAGAAGCGCCGCAGTCGCTCGCGCCCCGAGATGGGCATCTTCAAGGTCCGCCACCGCACTTTCAACCAGAATGACGAGCTGGTTCTCGACATGGTCAGCAACGGGCTGATCCGTGTCCGCAAACCCGAGGCCCCGATCGAGGACTAG
- a CDS encoding DUF2167 domain-containing protein, producing MRSLLKILMTVVAATLAVPTWAQSPVADDELTPEMVAWLDDLSPRSGRVKIDAANAQLDLGDAYVFYGEDDAWKILTEAWGNPPETAEGVLGLVMPKWSTPFSDSWGAVITFEEVGYVSDDDAANVDYDELLEELQEATDENNEARIDAGFESIKLVGWATRPVYDSKSHSVVWAEDLVFSSSPGEHALNYDLRTLGRYGVLSMNLVSTMKDLPTVQIAANALAKRASFTAGARYEDFDPATDEEAGFGIGGLIAAGAGVAAAKKLGIFALLLKFLKPLLVVIVVAFGVFRKRVMALFGRQQGDEYVGTAEPSGGTKRRLRTPETLAAGSAEDPPAR from the coding sequence ATGCGAAGTCTGCTGAAGATATTGATGACCGTCGTTGCGGCGACGCTGGCGGTGCCCACATGGGCCCAAAGTCCCGTGGCAGACGACGAGCTGACACCTGAAATGGTCGCCTGGCTGGATGATCTCTCGCCACGTTCCGGGAGGGTCAAGATCGACGCCGCGAATGCACAGCTCGATCTTGGCGACGCCTACGTGTTCTACGGGGAAGACGATGCCTGGAAGATCCTGACCGAGGCCTGGGGGAATCCCCCTGAGACTGCAGAAGGCGTGCTCGGTCTCGTGATGCCAAAGTGGTCGACTCCGTTCTCCGATAGTTGGGGTGCAGTGATCACCTTCGAAGAGGTTGGCTATGTATCAGACGACGACGCCGCCAACGTCGATTATGACGAACTACTCGAAGAGCTGCAGGAGGCGACTGACGAGAATAATGAGGCCCGCATCGACGCGGGGTTCGAGTCGATCAAGCTGGTCGGTTGGGCCACGCGTCCTGTCTACGATTCCAAATCGCATTCGGTCGTCTGGGCCGAGGACCTGGTGTTCTCTAGCAGTCCGGGTGAGCACGCGCTCAACTACGACTTGCGGACACTGGGTCGGTACGGCGTGCTGAGCATGAATCTCGTCTCGACTATGAAAGACCTGCCCACCGTGCAGATTGCTGCCAACGCTCTCGCAAAACGCGCGAGCTTCACTGCCGGCGCACGATATGAAGACTTCGATCCGGCGACCGACGAGGAAGCAGGCTTCGGCATCGGGGGCTTGATTGCGGCCGGGGCGGGCGTCGCGGCCGCAAAGAAGCTCGGCATCTTTGCCCTCTTGCTGAAGTTCCTCAAGCCTCTCCTTGTGGTGATCGTCGTGGCGTTCGGTGTCTTCCGCAAGCGGGTGATGGCTCTGTTCGGCAGGCAGCAAGGCGATGAGTACGTTGGCACGGCCGAGCCAAGCGGAGGAACGAAGCGGAGGCTTCGCACACCAGAAACCCTGGCGGCAGGTTCAGCAGAGGATCCGCCTGCCCGGTGA
- the pth gene encoding aminoacyl-tRNA hydrolase has protein sequence MQIWTGLGNPGPQYALHRHNVGFMACDVIAEMHGFGPIQKKFSGWVQEGRIGNEKILLLKPATYMNESGRSVAEALRFYKLDVEALTVFHDELDLAPFKVKVRTGGGLAGHNGLRSINQHLGPDFRRVRIGIGHPGHKDRVHGHVLGNYAKAEMDDLAAMLGAIAAEAEWLARGDDARFMSDMALRLQD, from the coding sequence ATGCAGATCTGGACAGGCCTTGGAAATCCCGGACCGCAATATGCGCTCCACCGACACAACGTCGGCTTCATGGCCTGCGACGTGATTGCGGAGATGCACGGTTTCGGCCCGATTCAGAAGAAATTCTCAGGCTGGGTGCAGGAGGGGCGGATCGGCAATGAAAAGATCCTGCTGCTCAAACCGGCAACCTATATGAACGAGAGTGGCCGATCGGTCGCCGAAGCACTGCGGTTCTACAAGCTGGACGTGGAGGCGCTGACCGTGTTCCACGACGAGCTCGACCTCGCGCCGTTCAAGGTCAAGGTCCGTACCGGCGGTGGGCTGGCTGGGCACAACGGGCTGAGGAGCATCAACCAGCACCTTGGCCCGGATTTTCGGCGGGTGCGCATCGGCATTGGCCATCCGGGTCACAAGGACCGCGTGCACGGGCATGTCCTGGGCAACTACGCCAAGGCGGAGATGGACGATCTTGCCGCCATGCTCGGAGCCATCGCCGCAGAAGCCGAATGGCTCGCCAGGGGTGACGACGCCCGCTTCATGAGCGATATGGCTCTGCGTCTCCAGGACTAG
- a CDS encoding P-loop NTPase family protein, which translates to MQRVLVVGPCGAGKSTLAMELAEKLALPLFHLDKLNWQPGWIESPREELVERIEGVISAERWLLEGTYGSTLAQRLPRADTVVYLDYPISLCLWRLVKRIWHWRGRSRPDMTEGCEERFNLAFFFYVVSWRWGPGKRLEARLAPFANKVIRLKSPAATRRWLSAL; encoded by the coding sequence ATGCAAAGGGTCCTCGTCGTCGGCCCATGCGGAGCAGGCAAATCGACGCTCGCGATGGAGCTAGCGGAGAAGCTCGCCCTCCCCTTGTTCCATCTCGACAAGCTCAATTGGCAGCCGGGCTGGATCGAGTCCCCGCGTGAGGAACTGGTCGAGCGGATCGAGGGCGTGATTTCGGCGGAGCGCTGGCTCCTCGAAGGAACCTATGGGAGTACTCTCGCCCAGCGCCTGCCGCGTGCGGATACGGTGGTCTATCTCGACTATCCTATCTCACTCTGCCTTTGGCGCTTGGTGAAGCGCATCTGGCACTGGCGGGGGCGCTCGCGGCCCGACATGACCGAAGGCTGCGAAGAACGCTTCAACCTGGCCTTCTTCTTCTACGTAGTGAGCTGGCGCTGGGGCCCGGGCAAGCGCCTCGAGGCAAGGTTGGCGCCCTTCGCCAACAAGGTCATCCGCCTCAAAAGCCCGGCTGCAACTCGCCGTTGGCTAAGCGCTCTCTAG
- the ychF gene encoding redox-regulated ATPase YchF, protein MGFRCGIVGLPNVGKSTLFNALTETQAAQAANYPFCTIEPNVGQVAVPDERLDKIAAIGKSAKIVPTQLAFVDIAGLVKGASKGEGLGNQFLGNIREVDAIVHVLRCFEDDDIQHVANKVDPIADAEVVETELMLSDLESLEKRVPAAAKRATGGDKEAKLMASVLGQALDLLREGKPARLTEPKDEEEARVFRQAQLLTAKPVLYVCNVAEEDAANGNALSELVFTKAAAEGAEAVVVSAAIESELVAMPAEDRAEYLAELGLSESGLSRVIRAGYKLLGLKTFFTVGPKEARAWTFPSGAKAPQAAGEIHTDFERGFIRAETIAYDDYVTLGGESGAKEAGKLRQEGKEYVVQDGDVMLFKFNV, encoded by the coding sequence ATGGGTTTCCGCTGCGGGATCGTCGGCCTGCCGAATGTCGGCAAGTCCACCCTGTTCAATGCACTGACCGAGACGCAGGCCGCGCAGGCCGCAAACTATCCGTTCTGCACGATTGAGCCGAACGTGGGCCAGGTCGCCGTCCCCGACGAGCGGCTCGACAAGATCGCGGCGATCGGGAAGTCGGCCAAGATCGTGCCGACGCAGCTCGCCTTCGTCGATATCGCGGGGCTGGTGAAAGGTGCGAGCAAGGGCGAAGGCCTGGGCAACCAGTTCCTTGGCAATATCCGCGAGGTTGATGCCATCGTCCACGTGTTGCGCTGCTTCGAGGATGACGACATCCAACATGTGGCCAACAAGGTCGATCCGATCGCTGATGCCGAGGTGGTGGAGACCGAGCTGATGCTCTCCGACCTAGAAAGCCTCGAGAAGCGCGTCCCTGCTGCGGCCAAGCGCGCCACTGGCGGCGACAAGGAAGCCAAGCTGATGGCGTCGGTACTCGGTCAGGCGCTCGACCTGTTGCGCGAAGGAAAGCCCGCCCGCCTCACCGAACCCAAGGATGAGGAGGAAGCGCGCGTCTTTCGCCAGGCGCAGCTGCTCACGGCCAAGCCGGTACTCTATGTCTGCAACGTCGCAGAAGAAGACGCCGCCAACGGCAATGCCCTTTCGGAGCTGGTTTTCACCAAGGCCGCTGCCGAAGGTGCCGAGGCGGTGGTGGTTTCTGCCGCGATCGAGAGCGAGCTTGTCGCCATGCCGGCCGAAGATCGTGCCGAATACCTCGCCGAACTGGGTCTTAGCGAAAGTGGCCTGAGCCGGGTGATCCGCGCCGGCTACAAGCTGCTCGGCCTCAAGACGTTCTTCACTGTCGGCCCCAAGGAAGCCCGCGCCTGGACTTTCCCCTCAGGTGCCAAGGCCCCGCAGGCGGCAGGTGAAATCCATACCGACTTCGAACGCGGCTTCATCCGCGCGGAGACGATCGCCTATGACGACTACGTGACCTTGGGCGGCGAGAGTGGTGCCAAGGAAGCCGGCAAGCTGCGCCAGGAAGGCAAGGAATATGTCGTCCAGGACGGCGACGTGATGTTGTTCAAGTTCAACGTCTAG
- a CDS encoding alkaline phosphatase family protein, giving the protein MRYLIALFTALWLSAVPAHAEEADRPVTILISIDGFRADYLDRGITPTLSALAAEGATGPMRPSFPTKTFPNHYTVVTGLRPDRNGISGNNMIDPRRPGQMFSLSDARQALDPFWWSQAEPIWITAERAGIRTATMFWPGSEVPFEGIRPSDWLRFDQNISNAQRVRTVIDWLRRPEATRPALVTLYFDTVDTSGHRFGPDSDEVNAAIAEVDARIGDLVSELTGLGLSPNFVIVADHGMRQTDGSRVIQLDDFIDRESYIAVEVGPYAAIEPVTGTDSRVADALLVPHEHMDCARKEDLPARLHYGTNPRVAAIVCIAENGWTILAGPPRYPVAGGAHGYDNADPQMLALFIASGPAFSSGVKLPVFDNVDIAPLLREVLGLPQNPNLDGTLDPVQPALAGG; this is encoded by the coding sequence ATGCGTTATCTCATTGCCCTGTTCACGGCCCTTTGGCTGTCTGCTGTTCCGGCCCATGCCGAAGAAGCAGATCGTCCAGTCACGATCCTGATCTCGATCGACGGCTTCCGCGCCGACTATCTCGACAGGGGGATCACTCCCACCCTCAGCGCACTTGCGGCCGAGGGGGCGACCGGGCCGATGCGACCGAGCTTCCCGACCAAGACATTCCCCAATCACTACACCGTGGTGACCGGCTTGCGGCCCGACCGCAACGGCATCTCCGGCAACAACATGATCGACCCGCGACGCCCGGGGCAGATGTTCAGCCTCAGCGACGCCCGGCAGGCGCTCGACCCGTTCTGGTGGAGCCAGGCCGAGCCGATCTGGATAACCGCAGAGCGCGCCGGAATCCGCACGGCGACGATGTTCTGGCCCGGGAGTGAAGTGCCCTTCGAGGGGATCCGACCGAGTGACTGGCTGCGCTTCGACCAGAACATCAGCAATGCACAACGCGTCAGGACGGTCATCGATTGGTTGCGTCGGCCAGAAGCAACGCGGCCAGCTCTCGTCACTCTCTATTTCGACACCGTCGACACCTCCGGCCACCGCTTCGGTCCCGACAGCGATGAGGTCAACGCGGCCATTGCCGAAGTCGATGCGCGGATCGGCGATCTTGTGAGCGAACTGACGGGGCTGGGCCTGTCGCCAAACTTCGTGATCGTTGCCGACCATGGCATGCGCCAAACCGACGGATCGCGGGTGATCCAGCTCGACGACTTCATCGATCGCGAGAGCTATATCGCGGTAGAAGTCGGGCCCTACGCCGCGATCGAACCGGTCACGGGGACCGATAGCCGAGTTGCCGACGCCTTGCTCGTCCCGCATGAGCATATGGATTGCGCGCGCAAGGAAGACCTCCCTGCCCGGCTGCACTACGGCACAAACCCCCGCGTTGCGGCCATCGTCTGCATAGCGGAGAATGGCTGGACCATCCTGGCCGGCCCTCCGCGCTACCCCGTGGCAGGCGGCGCGCATGGCTATGACAATGCCGACCCACAGATGCTGGCGCTGTTCATCGCCAGTGGTCCCGCCTTTTCCAGCGGCGTGAAACTTCCGGTTTTCGACAATGTCGATATCGCGCCACTACTGCGCGAAGTACTCGGTTTACCGCAGAACCCCAACCTCGACGGGACGCTGGACCCGGTGCAGCCTGCGCTTGCCGGGGGTTAA
- a CDS encoding SDR family oxidoreductase, with protein MPKVTRRAILAAAAASGAAALAGRPALAGDEQASADLSGKAILITGCSSGFGRLSAELFARSGAKVFATMRNVPRAEADELRQLASDEKLDLHVIEIDVLDDAMVVAGVAEAERIAGRGLDVLVNNAGIGITGPVEVQDMEATKLAFDTNVFGYQRLARAVLPGMRARKQGHIFAISSQLGRVMIPYAGHYSATKFALEAMFEQLAYELVPHNIGVTVIEPGGYPTKVWVNRNRYSGQLRDRADPIHKDGYPQAVAAMGREDGSGRSADPMDVPRAMANVLAMPKGQRPVRLPVSGGSIPQAAINEVCARTQVDWLGGSPFGPMIRAVHNV; from the coding sequence ATGCCCAAAGTTACTCGCCGCGCAATCCTCGCCGCAGCCGCAGCCAGCGGGGCGGCTGCCCTCGCCGGTCGACCGGCTCTCGCTGGCGATGAGCAGGCTTCAGCGGACCTGTCTGGCAAGGCAATCCTGATCACCGGATGCTCATCTGGTTTCGGGCGCCTCTCTGCCGAGCTTTTTGCACGCAGCGGAGCAAAGGTCTTTGCGACCATGCGCAACGTACCACGTGCCGAAGCCGATGAGCTTCGCCAGCTGGCAAGCGATGAAAAGCTCGATCTCCACGTGATCGAAATCGATGTGCTAGACGATGCCATGGTCGTTGCCGGTGTAGCCGAGGCGGAGCGGATTGCCGGGCGCGGGCTCGACGTGCTGGTCAACAATGCCGGTATCGGTATCACCGGCCCGGTCGAGGTGCAGGACATGGAGGCGACAAAGCTGGCCTTCGACACCAACGTCTTCGGCTACCAGCGCCTTGCACGTGCCGTGTTGCCGGGCATGCGCGCCCGCAAGCAAGGGCACATATTCGCCATTTCGAGCCAGCTCGGACGGGTCATGATTCCCTATGCCGGGCACTATTCGGCAACCAAGTTCGCGCTTGAGGCAATGTTCGAGCAGCTCGCCTACGAACTCGTTCCGCACAATATCGGTGTGACAGTGATCGAACCAGGTGGTTATCCGACCAAGGTCTGGGTCAACCGCAATCGCTACTCCGGACAGCTCAGGGACCGAGCTGATCCGATCCACAAGGACGGCTATCCGCAGGCAGTCGCAGCGATGGGGCGTGAGGACGGTTCAGGGCGCAGTGCCGATCCGATGGATGTCCCCCGCGCCATGGCCAATGTGTTGGCTATGCCAAAAGGGCAGCGCCCCGTGCGCCTCCCGGTTAGCGGCGGAAGCATCCCGCAGGCCGCGATCAACGAGGTCTGCGCCCGAACGCAGGTCGACTGGTTAGGTGGTTCACCGTTCGGCCCAATGATCCGCGCAGTGCACAATGTCTGA